One part of the Candidatus Zymogenaceae bacterium genome encodes these proteins:
- a CDS encoding HAD-IIB family hydrolase: MIQPIDAVGREIAEGIRGVFFDIDDTFTLNGRIPAASFRALWDLWNAEITTVPITGRPAGWCDHISRMWPVSGVVGENGAFYFRYDQGKKRLERRFFIEPEEAIQNRRRLRDIGDEILKRVPGSALASDQEYRLFDVAIDFTEDVPPLSRESIQAICDIFAEYGVTYKVSSIHVNGWFGDYDKLTMTKLFAREVLSVDLESMRDRYLFVGDSPNDEPMFSFFPHSVGVANVKDFLDQMYHPPAYITEHPGGEGFSELIGLFLARRGK; this comes from the coding sequence ATGATACAGCCGATTGACGCCGTCGGGCGTGAGATCGCCGAAGGGATCCGGGGCGTCTTCTTTGACATAGACGATACCTTCACGCTCAATGGAAGGATACCCGCGGCGTCTTTCCGTGCGCTGTGGGATTTGTGGAATGCGGAGATTACAACCGTCCCCATCACCGGGAGACCCGCCGGATGGTGCGACCATATCTCCCGGATGTGGCCCGTCTCCGGCGTCGTGGGGGAAAACGGCGCCTTCTATTTTCGGTACGATCAGGGGAAGAAGCGTCTTGAGCGGCGGTTTTTCATCGAGCCGGAAGAGGCGATTCAAAACCGGCGGCGGCTTCGGGATATCGGAGACGAGATTCTCAAGCGGGTGCCGGGGAGCGCCCTCGCGTCTGACCAGGAGTATCGCCTGTTTGACGTGGCGATTGATTTCACCGAGGACGTGCCGCCGCTCTCCCGGGAGAGCATCCAGGCGATCTGCGATATCTTCGCGGAATACGGCGTGACCTACAAGGTCAGCTCCATCCACGTCAACGGCTGGTTCGGCGACTACGATAAGCTGACCATGACCAAGCTGTTCGCCCGGGAGGTATTGAGCGTCGATCTTGAATCGATGCGGGATCGGTACCTGTTTGTGGGAGACTCCCCCAACGATGAGCCAATGTTTTCCTTTTTTCCTCACAGCGTCGGGGTCGCCAACGTGAAGGATTTCCTCGATCAGATGTACCATCCCCCCGCATACATCACCGAACACCCCGGGGGCGAGGGGTTCAGCGAGCTCATCGGGCTCTTCTTGGCACGACGGGGGAAATGA